One segment of Alnus glutinosa chromosome 2, dhAlnGlut1.1, whole genome shotgun sequence DNA contains the following:
- the LOC133861528 gene encoding disease resistance protein RPV1-like, with protein MAAGAFLSSSSSTHANWIYDVFLSFRGEDTRKNFTDHLYFALRNAGIKTFRDDNELRRGEDIASDLLSAIQGSKISVIVFSRSYAASRWCLEELVKIIECRRTVRQLVLPIFYDVEPSDVRNQTGSFAQAFSKHEERYLLDRDKVLRWKRALIEAANLSGWDLRNTADGHEAKFIKNIVEDVSTKLNNTYLYVTLYPVGVESRVQDITSLLRVGVDNVRMVGIWGMGGIGKTTISKAIYNQIFHNFEGKSFLANIRKTSKQPDGLVRLQKQLLSDILKMDKTKVNNVDTGIATIQERLRHRKVLVILDDVDQLEQLNAIARSRDWFGPGSRIIITTRDEQLLKMLEVDAVYATKEMTKIESLELFSWHAFRNSSPTEDYKDLSRSIVAYSGGLPLALEVLGSFLFSRSMQEWESTLDKLKKIPHDRIQKKLRISFDALSDSTQKDIFLDISCFFIGMDKNYVIQILDGCGFFAEIGISVLIQRCLLSVGERNKLIMHDLLRDMGREIVREEFPKIPGKCSRLLLHKDALDILAKHEGTKAVEGLTLKLPRLSKVNFSTRAFIKMQRLRLLQLDYVHLTGDYEHLSKELRWLRWHGFPLKLLPNKFYSRNLVAIDLRYSNLTQVWKNSENLFEELKFLNLSHSHYLTRTPNFARLPNLEKLILKDCTSLFEVHQSIGGLTNLILVNLKDCQSLESLPRSFYKLKCVQILILSGCSKFDNLADELGEMESLTTFLADNTAIRQVPRTIVQLKSLRYLSLCGCKGSPSKSLPSLLLSWISPRKSSKSVNLLPASLQGLNVLRELRLGDCNLSDDAIPKDLGSLCSLELLDLKNNHFRSLPSSLGGLSKLRRLMLDNCLKLQSIPDLPPNLSNCHASYCMALERMPNISNISNLQHLYLPYCNKLLEIPGLDKLLKSIWEIQLVGCSNLTNTFKQSILQEWIPSEFGDSFSICLPGNDIPDWFTYKEEGPSVSFEVPRMIEGFTLRIVYSLCPDKMVDGDLTNYFSPLDVTVINYTKNITHIELSESFNLSIAHEVEDHIWQVTIDKLLFDLEASDRVEVNVNTRPGVDVKKTGVFLIYDRVVDGSMVHYASTSNKDAIIVSDNGDASIDHVAIESKRGLSDDKSESCYGCFDDDREAKRLRCEHNPDGKVESSCGCFDDDREAKRLRCEHNPDVKAESSCGCFDDDREAKRLRCDHDTEMSIDDD; from the exons ATGGCTGCCGGTGCCTTCCTCTCTTCGTCTTCTTCCACCCATGCCAACTGGATCTACGACGTTTTCTTGAGTTTCAGAGGCGAAGACACGCGCAAGAATTTCACTGACCACCTCTACTTTGCTCTCAGAAATGCCGGAATCAAGACCTTCAGAGATGACAACGAGCTCCGAAGAGGAGAAGATATTGCATCCGATTTGTTGTCGGCAATACAAGGGTCCAAAATCTCTGTCATCGTCTTCTCCAGAAGCTACGCGGCTTCCAGGTGGTGCCTGGAAGAGCTTGTGAAGATCATAGAGTGCCGAAGAACGGTGAGGCAACTGGTTCTACCTATCTTTTACGATGTTGAACCGTCGGATGTGCGCAACCAGACGGGTAGCTTCGCGCAAGCATTTTCGAAACATGAAGAGCGTTACTTGTTGGACAGAGACAAGGTACTCAGGTGGAAGAGAGCTCTGATTGAGGCTGCTAATTTGTCCGGATGGGATCTAAGAAATACTGCAGATGG GCATGAAGCCAAGTTTATTAAGAATATTGTTGAAGACGTTTCAACGAAACTCAACAACACATACTTATATGTCACACTCTACCCAGTTGGAGTAGAGTCTCGTGTGCAAGACATCACCTCATTGTTAAGGGTTGGAGTCGATAATGTCCGCATGGTAGGAATTTGGGGAATGGGCGGAATTGGAAAAACAACCATTTCTAAAGCCATATATAACcaaatttttcataattttgaagGTAAGAGTTTTCTTGCAAATATTAGGAAAACTTCTAAGCAACCTGATGGTCTGGTTCGATTACAGAAGCAACTTCTTTCTGATATCTTGAAGATGGACAAAACAAAAGTGAATAATGTTGATACAGGAATTGCTACAATACAAGAAAGACTTCGTCATAGAAAGGTACTTGTTATACTTGATGATGTAGACCAATTGGAGCAACTCAATGCCATAGCTAGAAGTCGTGATTGGTTCGGCCCAGGAAGTAGGATTATTATAACAACTAGAGATGAGCAATTGCTAAAGATGCTTGAAGTAGATGCAGTATATGCAACAAAAGAAATGACTAAAATTGAATCGTTGGAGCTCTTTAGTTGGCATGCCTTTAGGAATAGTTCTCCAACTGAAGATTATAAGGACTTGTCAAGAAGCATCGTTGCTTATTCTGGAGGATTACCACTAGCTCTTGAAGTTTTGGGTTCTTTCCTATTCTCTAGGAGCATGCAGGAATGGGAAAGTACATTGGACAAATTGAAAAAGATTCCTCATGATCGAATTCAAAAAAAGCTTAGAATAAGCTTTGATGCACTAAGTGATAGTACTCAGAAGGATATTTTCCTTGATATATCCTGTTTCTTTATCGGAATGGACAAAAACTATGTTATACAAATATTGGATGGATGTGGTTTTTTTGCAGAGATTGGAATTAGTGTCCTCATTCAGCGGTGTCTTCTTTCAGTTGGTGAGAGAAACAAGCTCATAATGCATGATTTGCTTCGAGATATGGGAAGAGAAATTGTTCGTGAAGAATTCCCCAAAATACCGGGAAAGTGTAGTAGATTATTGCTACATAAAGATGCACTTGATATATTGGCAAAGCATGAG GGAACAAAAGCAGTTGAAGGACTTACTTTAAAATTGCCAAGATTAAGTAAGGTGAATTTCAGTACAAGAGCATTTATAAAAATGCAGAGATTGAGATTACTTCAACTTGATTATGTACACCTCACTGGAGATTATGAACATCTTTCCAAAGAGTTAAGGTGGCTCCGTTGGCATGGATTCCCGCTAAAGCTTTTGCCAAACaaattttactcaagaaatctagtTGCGATTGACTTGCGATATAGCAATCTCACACAAGTTTGGAAAAATTCCGAG AATTTGTTCGAGGAGTTGAAATTCCTAAATCTCAGTCATTCCCATTACCTAACTCGAACTCCTAACTTTGCAAGACTCCCTAATCTTGAGAAACTAATACTCAAAGATTGTACGAGTTTGTTTGAGGTTCACCAGTCTATTGGAGGTCTTACTAATCTCATTTTGGTAAATTTGAAAGATTGTCAAAGTCTTGAAAGTCTGCCAAGGAGTTTCTATAAGTTGAAGTGTGTTCAAATTCTCATTCTTTCTGGTTGTTCTAAATTTGACAATTTGGCTGATGAGTTGGGGGAGATGGAATCCTTGACAACTTTTCTTGCAGATAACACTGCTATAAGACAAGTGCCACGTACCATAGTACAATTGAAGAGCCTCAGATACTTGTCGTTGTGTGGGTGTAAAGGATCGCCATCAAAGTCACTCCCTTCACTCCTTTTGTCTTGGATATCTCCTAGGAAAAGTTCGAAGTCAGTCAATCTATTGCCTGCTTCACTACAAGGCTTGAACGTACTAAGAGAATTACGTCTCGGAGATTGCAATTTATCAGATGATGCAATTCCTAAAGATCTTGGGAGTTTATGTTCCCTTGAATTGTTAGATCTAAAAAACAATCATTTTCGTAGCCTACCATCAAGCCTTGGTGGTCTTTCGAAGCTTCGAAGGCTCATGTTGGATAATTGCCTAAAGCTTCAATCTATTCCAGATTTACCACCAAATTTGAGTAATTGCCATGCATCATACTGCATGGCATTGGAAAGAATGCCAAATATATCAAACATCTCAAATTTGCAACATCTATACCTCCCTTATTGCAATAAATTACTCGAGATTCCAGGCTTGGATAAGTTGTTGAAGTCCATTTGGGAGATTCAGTTGGTAGGGTGTAGCAATTTAACAAACACTTTTAAACAAAGCATCCtacag GAATGGATTCCGAGTGAATTTGGTGATAGTTTTTCCATTTGTCTACCTGGCAATGATATTCCTGATTGGTTTACGTATAAGGAAGAGGGACCCTCCGTATCTTTTGAAGTGCCTCGCATGATTGAAGGGTTCACACTACGCATTGTTTATTCATTATGTCCTGac AAGATGGTAGATGGTGATCTTACCAATTATTTTTCCCCTCTAGATGTTACAGTAATCAATTATACCAAGAATATCACTCACATTGAACTTTCAGAATCATTTAATCTATCAATCGCCCATGAGGTTGAAGATCACATTTGGCAAGTCACTATTGATAAACTTTTGTTCGATTTGGAGGCCAGTGACCGAGTAGAGGTTAACGTAAATACTCGGCCAGGAGTCGATGTTAAGAAAACAGGGGTTTTCCTAATATATGACAGGGTTGTAGATGGAAGTATGGTTCATTATGCCTCTACATCCAATAAGGATGCCATTATTGTTAGTGACAATGGAGACGCATCTATAGATCATGTTGCAATCGAGTCTAAAAGAGGCCTTAGTGATGATAAATCAGAATCATGCTATGGTTGCTTTGACGACGATCGAGAGGCTAAAAGATTGAGGTGTGAACATAATCCTGATGGTAAAGTAGAATCAAGCTGTGGTTGCTTTGATGACGATCGAGAGGCTAAAAGATTGAGGTGTGAACATAATCCTGATGTTAAAGCAGAATCAAGCTGTGGTTGCTTTGACGACGATCGAGAGGCTAAAAGATTGAGGTGTGATCATGATACTGAAATGAGTATAGATGAcgattga